DNA sequence from the Oncorhynchus clarkii lewisi isolate Uvic-CL-2024 chromosome 9, UVic_Ocla_1.0, whole genome shotgun sequence genome:
TCCGGTTTGATGGACGCTCCCGGTTGCTGCTCCGTTCTTTACTATCGGGAGCTACTGGTGCCCGTCGAGGTCTGTGGGTGTTCCAGCGGCAGCGACGGTCAGACCCGGACCGCTGCCTACACACCTGTCTCGAGACTCTTTGCCAGCAGGAAATATGCCTGAACAGTGATGCTCAGACCCTGACAACGTGAGAAAATAGTCCAAACTCGTTTATTCCACTAAAGTTAAACAGCTAGGCTTTTTGACCTCGTTGTTTGACTTCTCTAGACTGACCAGACTAGTGATGTGTATTTTAAATGTTAAAAAATACATAATATACGTTTCTCTTCTATAACCCACTGCTCTTTTCCTTAGCAAACCACTCGTGTGCCTATTTCCAGTTGCCTTCCAACGGAGCCTCGTGtccttcctccatctcacccACCCTTTGCATCCCCGGACCAGTGTCCTTCACCTGCTAGACTGCCTCAGCCAGGGGGAGCATGCCCCAAACCCCTGGGTGTCTGCCCTAGTCGTACAGCTCCGGAGAGACCTGGGAGCCCCTGGGGGGAAGGAGCCTCTAATCACCCCCCAGTGCAGAGAAAGACTAAGGGGACTATGTGAGCGTCTGagggatagtggtggtggtgatgataaaGCAACAGGATGGGCCTTTTGTTTAGGTGGACCAATAGAGCCACAACTGTCTTCATCCTCACAGGGTGGGCTAGATGTGGTTCCGAAGAGGAAGAGCAGCTGTGTTGATCTGGACTCAGAACCTGAGGACGACGCCGGACAGCAGCGTAAGAGGATGAGGATAAGTCTCTCTCCTGTGGACACTGAGAGGAGTTGTAGCAGTATGGAGTTTGTGGTGGGAACGGAGGGTTTGAAGGATGAGATGGAGACGGACCGGGTGGTTGGTGTCATCCCAGAACCAGCTGTGGAACCGCAGCCAGCAGCAGGGAGTCCAAGTGATGCACTGCCTGAGAATGTAAAGGTGAGATGAATAAAGGACATGACTTAACTATTCAGTCACATTAGTATTCTGTTGACACCACCGAAGAACTGAAAGTAACTTATGTGTTCTTGGTTCAGGCTTCTATCCCTCAAATCAAGGAAATGTTGGAAAGTGAGATGGAGGTAAGATATCTATTTTAATGAAGTGATCATGTCTGAGATGCACTGACTCACATGAAAGGGCCTTAATCCCCTGTGTCCTCTTTGTTTAGTGGGACCAGAGCTCAGTGGATATCTTCAAGGTGCTGAACGACTGTGACCCCTCCCAGGTTAGACTTTTTTAAATTGACACTAAAACATTAGCAAAATCAGGTCGTTCATGAGCACTACTTCCAATAACAACCATTCtctctgtaggtagagatctTATGTAGGATGCTGAGTTTGTCTGAGATGCCAGAACAGACCCTACCTCAGCTCTGTAGCTGCCTGCTAGAACTCTCTCCTGATCTCAGTCACAGCACAGCAGCCACACTCATCAAGAGTCTCCTGCTGGGAAAGGTACCTCACATTTCATTCATATGTACCCTTTTCACACCACTGACCAACACTGAGCCAAAACAAGCTGcactgggctggcctggttaccAAGCTGcactgggctggcctggttaccAAGCTGcactgggctggcctggttaccAAGCTGcactgggctggcctggttaccAAGCTGcactgggctggcctggttaccAAGCTGcactgggctggcctggttaccAAGCTGcactgggctggcctggttaccAAGCTGcactgggctggcctggttaccAAGCTGcactgggctggcctggttaccAAGCTGcactgggctggcctggttaccAAGCGGcactgggctggcctggttaccAAGCTGCACTGGTTACCAATCCATCATAGTTTCTttgctggaaaggacaatgtgaaaataaAAATTTGAGCCAGTACTGTTCAAGTCGGCCTTATAATGTGAATAAGACAATAGCTTGTCAGGCTACCTATATCTCTGACTTTTTCTCCCGTACTGTTGACCTCTGGCAGGTTCTGTCCCTTTCTGAACCTGCCTCACGCTGTCTAGTCACGGCTGTGACGTCACTATGCAGTCGCTACCCCAGGCCAACCTGCCATTCTCTGATTGGACCAGTCCTGGAGGAAGGGCAGACAGGTGAGTGGGACATACACATTGATCAATAGTGGACTCCAAAATAGAAGAGCATTAACTGTCAGTCAATATAGTATTCTCCACCTATGATGTTATATTTAGCCACTAATCATCAATTCATCTTTCTATTTATATATAATCTCTTTATTTACCACGTACGGTTcctttggaaaatattcagagcccttgactttccacattttgtaacgttacagccttattctaaaatgtattgcattgttccctctccccctcaatctacacacaataccccataatgacaaagcagaaacaggtttttataaatgctTGCTAATTTAtgcaatttttaaaaaaatggaTCACATTTATTAAGTGTttcgaccctttactcagtactgtgttaaagcacctttggcagcgattacagccttgagtcttcttgggtatgacgctacaagcttcacacacacctgtatttggggagtttcttcattcatctctgcagatcctctcaagttctgtcaggttggatggggagcgttgctgcacagctattttcaggtctctccagagatgttcaatcgggttcaagtctgggctctggctgagccactcaagaacattcagagacttgtcccaaagccactcctgtgttgtcttggctgtgtgcttaaggtcgttgtcctgttggaatgtgaacatttgccccagtctgaggtcctgagcactctggagcaggttttcatcaaggatctctctgttcatctttcccttgaatctgacttgtctcccagtacctgccgctgaaaaacatcacagcatgatgctgccaccaccatgcttcaccgtagggatggtgccaggtttcctccagatgtgacgcttggcattcgggccaaatagttaaatcttggtttcatcagaccagagaatcttgtttctcatgatttgaaagtcctttaggtgccttttggtaaactttaagtgggctgtcatgtgcctttttactgatgAGTGtcttttgtctggccactctaccataaagtcctaattggtggagcgctgcagagatgtttgtccttctggaaggttctcccatctccacggaggaactctggagcgctgtcagagtaaccatcgggatcttggtcacttccctgaccaaggccctttcccccgattgctcagtttggccgggaggccagctctaggaagtgtcttggtggttccaaacttcttccctttaagaatgatggaggccactgtgttcttggggaccttcaatgctgcagacattttttggtacccttccccagatctgcgccttgacacaatcctgtctcagatctCTACGGACaagtccttcgacctcatgacttggttgttgctctgacatgcgctgtcaactgtgggaccttatatagacaggtatatgcctctccaaatcatgtccaatcaattgaatttaccacaggtggacttcaatcaagtttcagaaacatctcaaggataatcaatggaaacagtctcatagcaaatggtctgaatacttatgtaaataagctattcggttatttttagtacatttgcaaacatttctaaaaacctttgtcattatggggtgttgtgtgtagattgcagaggaaatgttttattgaatccattttagaataaggctgtaacgtaacaaaatgtggaaaagtcaaggggtctgaacactttctgaaggcactgtatatctaaatCTGGGATGTATCATCAGGCAGTGCACAGGCTGAGCTGCTCAACAGATTGATAGAAGACTGCCTGGATCCCCACTTCAGACTGCTGGTGTTTCAGTAAGACAAACCAACCCATTGGGTGTAATGGATCTAACAACCAGTGAAGTGTTCTGGCTGTATTGATTACATGTATTTTAATACAACGTCTTATACAGTCTCATAAGATCTTCTTTTGTCCAGAATGACAATCAAAGGGATTTGGTGTGAAGGACTGCTGTCTGTCATTCATGCCCTGCTGGACAAGAAGGTGAACCATAAATCTACTCCACTCAAATACAAACTAGTCCTCTAATGTACCATACCTACCAAACCAGaccaaactatactgaacaaaaatataaacgcaacatgcagcaatttcaacgattttactgactTAAAGTTCATGAAAGGAAATTAGTCAATtcaaaaaatagtttttttccccacaaaagggcttcattaTAGACAGAAattctcctcagtttcatcagctgtccgggtggcttgtctcagacgatcccgcaggttaagaagccggatgtggaagtcctgggctggcgtggttaaacgtgttgcggttgtgaggctgattGGACGTGTTgccaaattctctggcaacagctctggtagacattcctgcagtcagcatgccaattgcacatgtGGCGTTGTGTGATATTTTAGTAGCTTTTTATTGTctcaagcacaaggtgcacctgtggtaatgatcatgctgattaatcagcttcttgatatgacacctgtcaggtggatggattatcttggcaaaggagaaatgctcactaacagggatgtgaacaaatttgtgcataaaattggagcgaaataagcttttgtgtatggaacatttctgggatcttttatttcagctcatgaaacatgggaccaatataaatgtagcatttatatttttgttcagtatagttctcTAATCTACCATAGCTATCCAAACCAATTTGATTTGATCGCATTGTATGTGAAAACAGAGTATTCATAAAATCCCTAGTCTCTCATTGATTTTAATCTGTTTGTATACACTTTTCAGCTGGAGCTGAATGAAGAGCTGTTCACACTCTTCACTGACCAGCTAAGCTCCCAGGCACCTCACTTCACCAAGTCCATGAAGTATGCCAAGATGATGCTCACTGTGCTGACCAAGTATAACACGCATGTAGGTTATTTCAATCAATCAaacgtatttataaagccctttttaaatcaGCAGTTGTCCTAAAGAGCTGTACAGTAACCTGACCTAGATCCCAAAGAGGAAACGGAGGCACGTTGGCTATGAAAACACCTTAAGTCCAGTCTAAAGGTATAACTGTCACTTAACGTCTGTTTACTGATAGACTGCTATTGTCTGGTTGTATTTGTCCAGGTAACTGtggctcacaaacacacactgtcctgCTGCTTGTCCTCCAATGAGACATTCTTGAAGAAGTCTCTTCAAGCTGCCCTGAAGAGAATCAAACATTCATGAAATACTGTCTGAATCACAATACTGTTAAACTATTAAATTCATTATAATGACTGATTACAGTAAATGGTAGGGTATTTTTAAAGTCATTTTTACTAAAATGTTGTGTCAGCTGTGTTTAAAACAAATTACAAGTCAGACGTTTGTTGTTTCATATTGATCTAATGTAAAAATTCTGGAATTCTGCAAGAACTTGCATAGCATACCTGTAAACCTGTATGTataaacaatgttgcaaatgtttggaatgcagttttaaccaatcagcatttaaccaatcagcatttagACCCACTAGTTGAAATAAAAGCCAACATGCACAAAAATATTGGTTACCTTTTGGAGAGTGTCTTTGAACCAGTATGTTGCTGTCAGAGAGGCATACATGTGGTACCACAGCATTCACTTGAAGTCCCGATCAGATTTTCTTTAGTGGCACGATGGAAAAAATATCGCAATATTTTCACCCACCAATATGGCTGAACTCCGTGTCCAGTTTATTTTTGCGCAATTTTCGGGTGGACTTCCTTTCCAGCGCAGCGTGAAGGAGGAGAAACCGACAATATGAGGTCAGTAAAACATTATTTTATAAATCATttctaattattattttttttgacaATTATTACGGAATATATTTCTGTAAATCAAAACTTCAACAATTGCCCATTGGATGGATTTACATAGAGAACCTTTGTAACTAACATCCTGGACACATGATTTTTGAAGGTCAAATTTACCCAAGGACTTGTGGAGACACTTCTAACTATATAATTATATATTCTTCTTTAACTCCTTGATTTACTTCAATTCTATCTTATCTAATTGAACACATGAAGCAGTTCAGGATTTACTTCTGATTTATTACTGTTAAAGCAATGTATGTTCAACAATCTAATTGGAGCTTGCTCTAAATAATGGGAGGCACTCAAAAGCTTTGCTTAATTTTTTCAAGGCTCAAAGAAACTTAACTTCATAATAAGTGGGGTTTTAAATGATTGGTAAATAAATCCCTTGCTGCCCTGTACTACAGTTGTATGTCGTAAATTGTTGTTTGTCTTTTTTTTCCATTCACAGTAAGGTCTCCAGTGACACGGTTATATGAGGCTGTTAGGGAGGTCCAGCAGGGCTCTCTGGCTAAGCCCAGGAAGTacattaaatcgttttttccccctcaatctacacaattccacataatgacaaagcaacaacagGTTTAGATTTTCTTGCAtgtttattaaaaatgaaaaacggaaatatcacatttagataagtattcagacccctttactcagtactttgttgaagcaccgttggcagtgattacagcctcaagtcttcttggatgtgacgctacaagcttggcacacctgtatttggggagtttctcacattcttctctgcagatcctctcaagctctgtcaggttggatggggagcgtcgctgcacagctatttcaggtctcttcagagatgttcgatcagattCAAGTtcctgctctggctgggccactcaagaacattcagagacttgtccaaaagccactcctgtgttgtcttgaatgtgcttagggtcgttgtcctgttggaaggtgaaccgccgcctcagtctgaggtcctgagcactctggagaaggttttcataaaggatctctctgtactttgctccgttcatctttctctcgatcctgactagtcgtccagtccctgccgctgaaaaacatccccacagcatgatactgccaccaccatgcttcaccccgtagggatggtgccagttttctccaaatgtgacgcttggcattcagcccgaagagttcaatcttggtttcaccagaccagaaaATCTCATTCCTCATGGTCTGgcagtctttaggtgccttttggcaaactccaagcgggctgtcgtgtgccttttactgaggagtggcttccatctggccactctaccagaaaggcctgattggtggagtgctgcagagatggttgtccttttggaaggttctcccttctccacagaggaactttagagctctgtcagagtgatcatcgagttcttggtcacctccctgaccaaggcccttatcccCTATTGCTCAATTTGTATTAATCTCTCAAAAAATAAATGCCACTTAACGATCAGTCATAACAAGCCTTTTAATTATAAATATAGAAACGATATCAAAACGTAGACAATAAACTGGTCAGTACCACAACAAATCCGCAATGCAGTGAAAACCTCCCAACACAATTATGCCTCAAACAAACCAATTAGAATCAAATGCATCTTAGGTTAATATAAATTAAAAGTTTAACAGGTTAATGTGCAGCTTATTTCATGTTATTGTACTACAGCttacagagaaacagacactttCTAGCATTTTCTAGTTCTATTTTCTAAATGACGTTAaaaaataatataatacaattatATTAAGGATTTAGTGACAGTTGTGCTGAAGGATCCCTTAAGTTAAAAGAGAAAACAAAGATAATGTAGACattcaattaaataaatacataattatATTAGGAATGTTACAGCTTTATTACTCCCAATGTAATAGAtaaagaaagaaaacaaatataaataaagaaataattaTATTAAAAATGACGTAACTTCATTTGGAAACTACGTGAACCTTGTTGTGCAAATATGTGTGCCAGACACGTAACTTCTACAGTAAGACACATAACTTCTACAGTAAGACACGTAACTTCTACAGTAAGACACGCAACTTCTACAGTAAGACACGCAACTTCTACAGTAAGACACGCAACTTCTACAGTAAGACACGCAACTTCTACAGTAATCTTGATATGTTATAGTCATTAACAAATGTATGAAACTTGTTACAAACACATATCATATTTAACCTGAAGAAAATAATCTAATTGATTCacctgataataataataacttaattttttaaataaaataaattaactgGCAAAGTGCCTTTATATAGAAATGTCAAACTTGCTTTGCATAAAGCATTCGATAAAATAGTGGTCGAGCTAGATACTTTTCACGGTGCCCTAATACACATGGAGCCAAGATCTTCTTCATTTTGTCGAGGACAGTTGTCCCTCACCAGGGACATATAATCTCACAGAGAGTCCATTGACTCAAAAAATACAGACATACTCAAGTCTCTAGAAAGTCCTTCCCTCCTTGTGTGTAGCATAGCATACTGCAGTAGGGTAACTCCCCCTGGTTACAGCCAGAGACATATACTGCAGTAGGGCAACTCCCCCTGGTTACAACCAGAGACATATACTACAGTAAGGTAACTCCCCCTGGTTACAACCAGAGACATATACTACAGTAGGGCAACTCCCCCTGGTTACAGCCAGAGACATATACTACAGTAGGGCAACTCCCCCTGGTTACAACCAGAGACATATACTACAGTAGGACAACTCCCCCTGGTTACAACCAGAGACATATACTGCAGTAGGGCAACTCCCCCTGGTTACAACCAGAGACATATACTACAGTAGGGCAACTCCCCCTGGTTACAACCAGAGACATATACTACAGTAGGACAACTCCCCCTGGTTACAACCAGAGACATATACTgcatagatatagatatatattgtgtaccatatactgtatatggcTGTGGTTACACCTGGCTGACGATCTCTGAGTCCTCTTCAACAAACCACTGTACAGGAGTTCCATCTGCAGCCCTCTGAAGGATCCGCTTCTGGTGGGGACcctgaaacacaacaacacatttcGTTCCTGTTCATTATATTTAAATGTATACTTTCAATtttagccatttagcagacactcttatccagagtgacttacaggagcaattagggttaagtgccttgcttaagggcacatcaacagatttttcacctagtcagctcggagattcaaaccagcgacctttcggttactggcccaacgttcttaactgctaggctacctgccgccctacatACCAttacactcttaaccgctaggctacctgccgccctacattacattacactcttaaccgctaggctacctgccaccctacattacactcttaaccgctaggctacctgccaccctacattacactcttaaccgctaggctacctgccgccctacattacattacactcttaagcgctaggctacctgccgccctacattacattacactcttaaccgctaggctacctgccactctacATTACATTCttaaccgccaggctacctgccgccctacatACCAttacactcttaaccgctaggctacatgccaccctacattacattacactcttaaccgctaggctacctgccaccctacattacattacactcttaaccgctaggctaactgccgccctacattacattacactcttaaccgctaggctacctgcctccctatattacactcttaaccgctaggctacctgccaccctacatTACATTaaactcttaaccgctaggctacctgccaccctacattacactcttaaccgctaggctacctgccgccctacattacactcttaaccgctaggctacctgcctccctatATTACAttacactcttaaccgctaggctacctgccaccctacaatacattacactcttaaccgctaggctacctgccgccctacattacattacactcttaaccgctaggctacctgccgccctacattacattacactcttaaccgctaggctacctgcctccctatattacactcttaaccgctaggctacctgccaccctacattacactcttaaccgctaggctacctgccgccctacattacattacactcttaagcgctaggctacctgccgccctacattacattacactcttaaccgctaggctacctgccgccctacattacattacactcttaaccgctaggctacctgccgccctacattacattacactcttaaccgctaggctacctgccgccctacattacattacactcttaaccgctaggctacctgccgctctacaTTACATTCCTGTTCCTTTAATATCAATATGAGATGTTAGTAATGCTATGGTGGTGAGTGTTAGGGGGCATCCTCACCTGCAGGTAGGGCGGGAGGTGAGGGGACGTGGGGCTCTTCACTCTGAACGACCCTTGGCCTTCCAGGGAACTCGGGCGTGACTTCTGGAACTGGTTCCAGGACTTGAGCTCGTCTGACGACATTTCCCTGGGCAACACCCGGGCAGGTTGATTGGGGTACTCCCTCAGTGACGGGGTATGTACCAGGCAAGTGTAGGGGGGTGGAGGCTTCAGAACTCTCCTGGGGGATGACGGTGGGGGCCCCTGCTGCCAGCGtctgtgctgctgctgttgctggggGGGCCGGGAGGGGGACAGGTAAAGACCCTTCCCCAGGGGACTGCCCAGGTCCTGTGGGGAAAGAGGGGAACATGCGCCTTCCTCTGCCATTCTTCTTCTCAAGCTGGGAGAGGACCGGTGCTGGTTGTTTTTCTTGTGAAAGCTGGAGCCATACAACGCAGGGCTGGTGGGACTTTGGGCTCcgtagtggaagccatagggaggAGGGCATTGCTTGGGGATCTCGGGAGATGCGGGGCCCTCCCTGTCTTTGTGATTATCTCTGTCCGTGTCCCGGCTGGGGGGGCTGGTGTAGGAGGGGACAGAGTGTTCAGAGCTGCTGTCCTCAGAGCTGGACTGGTACAGTCGCTGGGGGCTGGTGTAGGATGGGACAGAGTGTTCAGAGCTGGACTGGTACAGACGCTGGGGGGTGTACTGTGGAGACCGAACCAGGAACTCTGGCCGTCGGCGTGGCAACCTGGCTCTCCCACGTCCCTCACCCAGGTCATGAGTGGGCTTACTTCTGGGAAGCCTGAGAAGATGAAAAAAGACAGGGGAGAGAAAAGTGAGCTACTGTGATGCACtttgtgtatgtctgtctccctATACTGTGTAATTAATACAGCAACTTCATTATTAAATGTGATCTAATCTAGTCAATGTATTTTATCAATATAATTTATGTAACGTATTACCCACCCACAACAATAGACACACAAGAAGACACAATAAAGGTAATCAACACCTTTATCTGTGTTATGGTGTTGACGTTCTGTGTTATGGTGTTGatgttctgtgttatggtgtTGATGTTATGGTGTTGACGTTCTGTGTTATGGTGTTGATGTTATGGTGTTGACGTTCTGTGTTATGGTGTTGACGTTCTGTGTTATGGTGTTGatgttctgtgttatggtgtTGACGTTCTGTGTTATGGTGTTGATGTTATGGTGTTGACGTTCTGTGTTATGGTGTTGatgttctgtgttatggtgttgatgttctgtgttatggtgttgatgttctgtgttatggtgtTGATGTTATGGTGTTGACGTTCTGTGTTATGGTGTTGatgttctgtgttatggtgtTGACGTTCTGTGTTATGGTGTTGATGTTATGGTGTTGACATTCTGTGTTATGGTGTTGatgttctgtgttatggtgttgatgttctgtgttatggtgttgatgttctgtgttatggtgtTGATGTTATGGTGTTGACGTTCTGTGTTATGGTGTTGATGTTATGGTGTTGACGTTCTGTGTTATGGTGTTGatgttctgtgttatggtgttgacgttctgtgttatggtgttgatgttctgtgttatggtgtTGACGTTCTGTGTTATAGTGTTGatgttctgtgttatggtgttgatgttctgtgttatggtgtTGATGTTATGGTGTTGACGTTCTGTGTTATGGTGTTGatgttctgtgttatggtgttgatgttctgtgttatggtgtTGATGTTATGGTGTTGACGTTCTGTGTTATGGTGTTGatgttctgtgttatggtgttgacgttctgtgttatggtgttgatgttctgtgttatggtgttgatgttctgtgttatggtgtTGATGTTATGGTGTTGACGTTCTGTGTTATGGTGTTGatgttctgtgttatggtgttgatgttctgtgttatggtgttgacgttctgtgtt
Encoded proteins:
- the LOC139416879 gene encoding Fanconi anemia group E protein; the protein is MDTNTLLLRFDGRSRLLLRSLLSGATGARRGLWVFQRQRRSDPDRCLHTCLETLCQQEICLNSDAQTLTTKPLVCLFPVAFQRSLVSFLHLTHPLHPRTSVLHLLDCLSQGEHAPNPWVSALVVQLRRDLGAPGGKEPLITPQCRERLRGLCERLRDSGGGDDKATGWAFCLGGPIEPQLSSSSQGGLDVVPKRKSSCVDLDSEPEDDAGQQRKRMRISLSPVDTERSCSSMEFVVGTEGLKDEMETDRVVGVIPEPAVEPQPAAGSPSDALPENVKASIPQIKEMLESEMEWDQSSVDIFKVLNDCDPSQVEILCRMLSLSEMPEQTLPQLCSCLLELSPDLSHSTAATLIKSLLLGKVLSLSEPASRCLVTAVTSLCSRYPRPTCHSLIGPVLEEGQTGSAQAELLNRLIEDCLDPHFRLLVFQMTIKGIWCEGLLSVIHALLDKKLELNEELFTLFTDQLSSQAPHFTKSMKYAKMMLTVLTKYNTHVTVAHKHTLSCCLSSNETFLKKSLQAALKRIKHS